In the genome of Desulfovibrio legallii, the window GGTGGAGGTCATCCCCTCCCCCGCCCTGCAGGAGGCTGTGGACGCCCTCATGGCCGAACCGGAAAAAACGGACGAGGCCACAGCGGCCAAGAGCCGCCGCCAACGCTACCTGCATCTGGAGCTGCCCTCGGGCGAGGTCATGTCCGTCTGCCTTTCCCGGCCTTCCGGCCAGGAGGACGGGCAGGTTCCCACGGGCGTGGGTGCCGTGGCCGTATTCCACGACATCACGGAGCTCATGCGCCTGGAGCGCGTGCGCCGCGACTTTGTGGCCAACGTTTCTCACGAGCTGCGCACGCCCCTTACGGCCATCCAGGGCTATGCGGAAACCCTCATGAATATGGACCTGCCGCCCCAGTGCCGTCGCTTCGGCGAAATCATCCTCAAACACGGTCAGAGTCTTTCGCGCATGGTGGAGGATCTGCTCTCCCTGGCCCGCCTGGAAGGCAAGGACGGCAGCCTGGAGCTCACGCCCGTGGACCCGCGCGAAGCCCTGAACCAGGCCGCGGCCCAATGCCGCGAAGCCCTGGACGCGCGCCGCTGCACGGTGGAGGTCAGCATCCCCGAAGATTGCCGGGTCATGGCCAGCCTTGCCCACCTGACCCAGGTCTTCCGCAATCTGCTGGAAAACGCGGCCCGCTTCACGCCGGAAGGCGGCGTCGTCCGCGTCAACGCACGGGAAGAAAACGGCACGGCGGTCTTCCGCGTGGTGGACGATGGCCCGGGCATCCCCAGGGCGGACCTGGAGCGCATTTTTGAGCGCTTCTATCAGGTGGAACGGCACCGGGGTCAGGCCAGCACCGGGCTGGGCCTGGCCATCTGCAAGCATATCATAGAACGGCACGGCGGCCATATCCGGGCGGAAAGCCCGGCTCAGGACGGCAGCACGGCCCTGGTCTTCACCCTTACATCCGTTCACGGAGCGGCACACTCATGAAGGAAGCACTGCTGACGCGCAAGGTCAGTGTTTTTTACGGGCAGAACAAAGCCCTGCACGACGTCAATCTGGAATTCCCCCCCAGCCGGGTTACGGCGCTTATCGGCCCCTCCGGCTGCGGCAAATCCACCTTTCTGCGCTGCCTCAACCGCATGAACGACCTGGTGCCCGGCGCGCGCGTGGAAGGCGAGATTCTGCTGGACGGCCAGGACGTGAACCGCCCGGACACGGACGTGGTTTCCCTGCGCTGCAAGGTGGGCATGGTCTTTCAGAAGCCCAATCCCTTTCCTAAAACCATTTACGAAAACGTGGCCTACGGCCTGCGCGTCAACGGCCTGCGCGATGAAAGCCTCATTGCCGAAAAAGTGGAGCTTTCCTTACG includes:
- a CDS encoding HAMP domain-containing sensor histidine kinase — its product is MFSFRTRIFGGMLAVALVVAGMAVFMGRSWFEQGQLEAARQRLLRETALAAALLEQLGPDPASLPRLARILKLPEERLTLTDAQGDVLADTAPGAQPVERLDNHADRPEIRAALAGEPGFALRPSGTLGTDMAYAAAPVVDGRVLRVAVPLDHLRQDIDNRAAFFTRLGLAALVLSLLLAGFLSGALRRSLDQMVAVVEAISLGHFQRRLRRIPGREFAPLAQAVNRMAENIEEHIRAAAEQTAQLECVLETMSDGVLVLGPRGRIRRCNRALARRFPQAAAAQGAPVVEVIPSPALQEAVDALMAEPEKTDEATAAKSRRQRYLHLELPSGEVMSVCLSRPSGQEDGQVPTGVGAVAVFHDITELMRLERVRRDFVANVSHELRTPLTAIQGYAETLMNMDLPPQCRRFGEIILKHGQSLSRMVEDLLSLARLEGKDGSLELTPVDPREALNQAAAQCREALDARRCTVEVSIPEDCRVMASLAHLTQVFRNLLENAARFTPEGGVVRVNAREENGTAVFRVVDDGPGIPRADLERIFERFYQVERHRGQASTGLGLAICKHIIERHGGHIRAESPAQDGSTALVFTLTSVHGAAHS
- the pstB gene encoding phosphate ABC transporter ATP-binding protein PstB; its protein translation is MKEALLTRKVSVFYGQNKALHDVNLEFPPSRVTALIGPSGCGKSTFLRCLNRMNDLVPGARVEGEILLDGQDVNRPDTDVVSLRCKVGMVFQKPNPFPKTIYENVAYGLRVNGLRDESLIAEKVELSLRRAAIFEEVKDRLQAPALGLSGGQQQRLCIARALAVEPEVLLMDEPASALDPIATQKIEESIRELRQSLCIIIVTHNMQQAARVSDYTAFFYMGKLIEHNTTDSMFTRPAKKQTEDYITGRFG